DNA sequence from the Verrucomicrobiia bacterium genome:
CGGCAGTGGACCGAAATTGATTGCAGCTCGGTCTCGGCCTCCTGGGGATTGCCCAGCTCGATCCAGGCCAAAGCGGCTTCGACCTGCCGGCTATCATTCAAGCTCAGATCGGCTATTCGCTCCCTGAGCAGGCAACGTTCGATTAAACGGTAAGGAGGATTCAAAGCCCTTTCCTTTCTTCTGTTACGGCGCCGATGCCGCCACCCGCGCCTGACTCAATGCGGCTCCGCTATTTTCTCTCAATCAAAACATCCACCAATTCCTTGGACCTGCAACGCGGGTAAAAGACCCAATCCGATACCCCCGGGAACCCGGCGACTAGCAGAAAGCTGAAATCGGAAAGAAAATTGCCGGAATCGTCCTCGTTCTCGTGCTGGTCGAGGGGGAGCCGACCATTTTCAAAACATGCGATTTTAGACATTTCTGCTTTCTGCTTTCTGCTTTCCGCTTTGGCTCTCCATAATCAGCGGCGCCAATTCCGCCATCAGCTTTTGCGCCTTGCGCCAGCGCGTCAGGTGCGGCAGGGCCACCAATTGGACGGCAGTGCGCAGATGGCAGAGGCAGGCCGGGCCAAGCCACCAGTTAATCAGGACCAGGACGATGAAAATGAGCGCAATGCCCGCCAGGATTCCGAGAGCGGTCCAGGATGCCGCGCTCAAGCTGCCAAAGGGCTGGCTATTGAGGATGCTGAGGCAGATAAGGAGGCATCCGATTGCCAATGCTGCGCTCGCGAATCCCCAGACGTAATGGAGGCGCGTCTTGCGCGCAATCAGAGCTTGGACATCCGAAAACAAAAAGCGCCGATAGCTTTCCTCATAGCCGGCTGTGACAACAACGAGCAAGTGGTCTGTTCCAGCCCAGTAGCTTGCCGAGCCGAATGCCCCGTGGCCTCCTGCGCCTAACCGCCGATAGGCAGGGTCTTTTTGCAGCATTTTCAAAATCGATAAAATGTTTTGCCCCAAAACAGGGCTGTGACGCCCAGTTCGGCCAAGGCGACAAGCACGCCCAAAGCCAATCGCAGGCGAGTATTCGCGACCCGGCTGGGAGAGGCGCGCCACTTTATCACGCTCAGCACAATGGCGGCTGTGGCCGTTAATGGAGCCAGCAGCATGCAGAAAGGCAATGGCAGGATCAGTAGTGACCAAACAACTTGGTCGTAGCGGATGCGGCGCCTTTCCAGCGACTGGATATGCCCTTTTTTGCCGGCGGCTTCAACACAGGCCGGGCAGAGGTGCCGGCCTTCAAGTTCGATGTCGCAAAGGGAGCACAGAAATCTTCCACAGGCCCCGCATGGAACCACAGCGCGCTTGTCCCCGTGATAAAAACAGGCCGCCTCGCCTGCCTCAAAAAGAGATTGGGGAGCCGCGCCGGTCTTTGCCGAACGGCCTAAAGCCGGGAACACCAGCCACTGCAACTCCGCTCCGCAGACGGGGCAGGGGGCCAGGCTGGGCAGGCCCGTGGTGTTTTGCGGCAAGGCCGTCCCGCAGCGGGTGCAGGTCAGTAAACCAGGCTCTAGCATCAGAGGGTCAGTTCGGGCTTGGAACTAGATCGCCGAAGACTTTTTCGTAGTGAGCCGCCAGCATCGCAAAAGCCAGGGGGCCGGTGAGCAGCAGCCCCAGCCCGCACGCCATCACTCCGGCTATTATCAGGAAGCCAAGGAGCAGCGCCAGAACGAAGGTCATCCACCAATGTTTATTAACCACACGCCGGCTTAATTCGAGCGCCGGCCAGAACTTGAGCCCTTTATCCGCAGCCAGGGGCAGGGCGAATAACCAGCAAACGTTCAGGTAAGTAATCACCCCGAATGCGATGACGCCCACAATGACAAGAGGAACAACAAAATGGGGAAAAGAAATGGGAAAACCTGTCTGCAACGGACGCCTGGTAGCCATCGTCACGCCCATGATTATGGCGACAAACACGACCAGCGCGATAGTCCCCATGACTATCAAACCCGGAATGAGCTGCGTGAGGGTCAGTTGCCAAAACCGAGGTCCGAATCCGCCAAAGGCCGTGCCGATGTCGAGCGATTGGCTGCGCATCGCGCGAATGTACAGCAGCCATAAACCTCCCATCAGCGGTCCGCTGAAAACCAAAGCTAAGGGCACATTGAGGTACGGCACAATGTTGATTGCGAACAGGGCCATGTAAACCAGCACCGAACCGCCTATAAGAATCCCTGCATTGGCTTTGAACACCTCCCACGCCCGGGACAGGCTCCCGCCAATATCCACTTCATAATCCCTGCCCAGTACGTCCGCGTCAGTCGCCGTCCCGTTCAATCCGCCGGGCCCAAGAACAGCGCCTTCTCTGACCCGCTGAAAAAATAGCGGCTTGCACTCGGCGCATACAAATTTGTCTGCGTAGCGGATGACCTCATTGAGGGCAAACGAGCGGCCACATTGGCTGCAAAGCACCGCCCCGCCTTGGGGCGGCGGCGCGCCGATTAGAGGTGGAGTTCCGGGGTCGTTGCCCGGTGGCGCCACTTCGCGATAGGGCGCCCAGGCCCCCATCCCTTCGTGCCACACCAGGCCCTCCGCCTGTATCTTCCCGCTGCGGACCAGTTCGGCCAATTGCGAATCGTCCACAGGCCCCGCTTGCTGCCCGTCATCGACATAATACCAGTTCATAGGGTTGCGAAACGGCAGGAGCTAAATTGGATGCGCCCGCTAGTTTAACATGGCCTTCTTGTGCCATAAAGCGGCGGTCTAACGCAAAGCCAATCTTGAACATCGGACGCTCAACGTCGAACATCGAAGCGGGAGCAGGAGGAGGGACAGATGCGGAAGCCAAAGGGACGGTTGTCCGTCTCGGCTTTGAACAATTCGCTCGGATGTACAGGAAATGCTGGGGGTTCGCATCCTTTCTCGTGACCCGTTTAGGCGTTGTTTCTCACGTAGGCGCGGACCTCCTCGTGGCCCCCCACGAAGACGAGAAAAAAATCTCCGCTCTCGGCCAGCGCCAGGATTCGCAGGTCCAACCCGGCGCGAAATTCCAAGTAACGGCCAAGTGGCCGAAGACCGATGCCTCCATGGCGGTGCGGTCGGCCAACCGACTGCTCGAACCGAGCCACGGCGCCGTCCACCCGCGACTGATCCTCTGGAGAAAGCTTCTTGTAGCGGCGCTCAAAACTCGGCTGTGAGTAGATCATCGCCCTGGCATCCAAGGCTTGAGCCTCCCGGCGGTCCGCGCCTTGCGAATGGCAACCAGATCACGCTGCGCCGCGCGTTCCACCTCTGCGGCAGTTACACCATACTCCTCAAAAGGGCTCGGCGGGCCATAGAAGTAATTCCAAGCGGCATCCTGCAGGGCGGCGGAGAAATCCTTGTAGCGCCCCTGCTTGACCTGTGCCTGAACCATCTCGCTCACCGGTTCGGAGAGGGTGATGTTGTGTCGTCGCATAGAAGCAGTTTATGCCACGTTATGCACATGGTCAAATCTTAAAATACGCTCTCGCAATGACCAGCAATTGGGAATGATACCCCCGAGTCTCCTGCGAAGTAACGGTCGGGAGATGGCTTGTTTTGTGACTTTTTCCACTTTTCCCGAAGCAGCACACCCTTAATATACCAGCCTCAGCCGATAAAACCGCCTCACAACATTTGTGGCCGGGTCTGTGAACCTCATCGTGCCGGTGATGTTTGTTAATGCAGCAAGGTCGGTCCAGTCGGCTAAATTCGTAGAGGTTTGGACTTTCCAAATGAGGCCAGCCGGGCCGTCCGCTGTAAAGCCGAGTTGACCATTGGTTAAGGCGAGGGAATCGGTGACAATAAGCGCTTCCCGAGGAAGGACTGTCAGCACGCAGGCCGGGCTTGTCGTAATTCCCAAGGCATTGCTCACTGTAACCGAGTAACTGCCAGTTTGGGCCAGTTGCGCATTCGACACGGCCAGCAGGGCATTCGTTGCGCCAGGCAGATTCATTCCGTTGAACTGCCATTGAAAGCCCAGCGGAGTCGCACCAATTGCAGTTGCTCGCAGGTAAGCGGTGTTGCCTGCCAGGATTGAGCGATTGAGCAGAGGGCTGGTTATGACGGGCGGCCCATCCCCGACCAGCGCCAGACTGTTGTAGCTTCCACCGGCAAGGGCGACCAGGTTTGTCGCCCAAGGAGGCACCACGCTCTGCCCATTCGAGTTGTCGCCCCAAGCAAACAATTTACCGTCCGCGCGCAGAGCCAGGCAATTATTGCCGCCACACGCGAACAGCGTAATATTGGTCGCGCCTGGCGGCGGACTCCCCGGAAAAGGAGCAAGGCCAAATCCCCATTGAACCACGGTGCCGTCGGCGCGAAGGGCCAAGTTGTGATACCAACCGGCTGCAATAGCAACGATATTGCTGGCATTTGGGGGTACTGCGGTCTGGTTGTGCGTATTATCCCCCCAGGCGACGACGGTTCCATCGGCGCGCAACGCAAGGCTATGAAAGGCGCCCGCCGCCACACTCACGACGTTGGTGGCCCCAAGAGGGATGTTGGGCAGACCGTAATTCGTGTTTCCCCACTCCAGCACCGTGCCGTCGGCGCGCAAGCTCAAGGCATGTCGCGCCCCGGCGCCCAACGCTTGAGCCACAATATTTGTGGCTGTTGGTGGCACGGTCTTGTCTCCACCAATGATGCTTCCCCAGAGCACAACCGTGCCGTCGTCACGAACGGCCAGGCTGTGGGCGCTTCCGGCTGCGATGCCTACGGCATTAGTTAAATCCGGTGGCACGTTCGTAAGGCCCAGATACGTTGCGCCCCAAG
Encoded proteins:
- a CDS encoding GYF domain-containing protein, coding for MNWYYVDDGQQAGPVDDSQLAELVRSGKIQAEGLVWHEGMGAWAPYREVAPPGNDPGTPPLIGAPPPQGGAVLCSQCGRSFALNEVIRYADKFVCAECKPLFFQRVREGAVLGPGGLNGTATDADVLGRDYEVDIGGSLSRAWEVFKANAGILIGGSVLVYMALFAINIVPYLNVPLALVFSGPLMGGLWLLYIRAMRSQSLDIGTAFGGFGPRFWQLTLTQLIPGLIVMGTIALVVFVAIIMGVTMATRRPLQTGFPISFPHFVVPLVIVGVIAFGVITYLNVCWLFALPLAADKGLKFWPALELSRRVVNKHWWMTFVLALLLGFLIIAGVMACGLGLLLTGPLAFAMLAAHYEKVFGDLVPSPN